gcaagcaggatgtgcggtttcgctgtctaaactaattcaaacgggctacggtttcagatttttccactctgggaccaggtttcagaaaagtgcggtttcgggcagtgcgtttacaggattcgtttggacgctcggccaagacgaagcaaaacctctgcgtttaacctaaaaagcgtctccgtgtggacaggccccaaatttccctcacgggatcaagagtatatatatttatacttataccttTCTAGGGAAGAATGTGTGACAACTTCAACACTTCAGCAGAAAGGCCCCATTGTAAAACAGAGATCCTGGAATGAGAGAAATCTTTTTGGTTTCTTGATGAAGACAGATCATTacaaatgtaaacattaaacattatGAATAACCAAAGATTTGATGCCatttgctaaaacaaaacatcttTGACCTGTACTGCAGTTTGGAACATCAGTTCCAAATGTACATGCATTTataaatatacagtaggcctatcctccagaattattggcacctctgctaaagttgactaaaaaccggtataaaaaataatctaggaaaaatccaaccttgaagggaagcaaatgtattttgagaaaaaggaaaatctcatgaagaaataaatatttttaactaaaacacgttgctcacaattattggcacccctgaaaaatcaaaacctaacagaagcattttgctatctaatttcaatttattcaagttaatcagagtgtctgtgaactttaagaaatagttcatgactttctttttcactatggtatgaaaataaagtcacaCAGAGGCTACATCCtcagtcatttttcaacatcgaAAGACAAGAAAATAcgctaaatttaaataaaaagaaagtgttttgacatttgtaagtcagaaAATGTCTATGAcaactatgtaggcctacttcattgaaatgcctatatttacagttctaacaatgattaaaaggttctaatcatctggaaatgtgacaaacatgcttggacaaagacccatggttatcttgcccccacgtacagtatggaggatagtaaaaattccataagaaccactgttggagagttacagaaaaaggtatcatcttggggtcactaagtcccccaaaaaatctttaaaagtgacctcactgctaatagcttatttagagggcatgctaGATAAAACCTGTTCAGTCATTATCAATGTAAACAGCAGGAGTTACTGAACAgtaacagtgactttgtctggtctattgtcagataaAATGAAAATTCTGCTCTTTGGCTACAAATACTTTAGGTGTGATTGGCATGCACATACAAGAATGATTATACCGAAAATAACGACAtacctaatgagaattatggtggaggggctgtgctattgtggggctgtttttattcccaaaggccttgggaatctaattaaggtgcatggtatcatgaaAATCAAGAAACACctaaacattttcaaaggaaatctgtcaatctctgccaagacactaaaagttggtcatgattggagcattcatcaggtcaatgaaccaaaacaaacgtccagattaaaacaaatatggtttactaaacacaaaatcaagcttcggccattgccatctcagtcccctgaccTAAATTCCATTTGagacaaagaggagaatgcactaGTCTGAACCAAGGAATCTGGATGATCTGGGAAGATTCTGTAAAGACGAACATCTTACAtctcttgctttgtattctccaactttatggggtgtcataggtGAATATTACAAACTGTTTTATTGgaaaagggaggcttaagaaggtattaccAGAAGGAGTGCCAACAATtgtgagcaacatgtttttgttaaaaatatttatttctttatgagagaTGAAAtatgcttcccttcaaggttggatttttcctatttttttcattctgagattacaataaatcaccaacagattattttttttataggcCTACCAGTTTTTAGtaaactttagcagaggtgccaataattctggagggtactgaaCATTGCCCACTCAATATTAAGCAAATTCTTTGTCATGGTGCTGATTTTAATTGAACTGAAAAATTATCTTCCAACTATAATCAAAAATCAAAATGATCTTATACGTATGGTAACATCCCTCTCTTAGTATTCAAATGTCCACTTGTAActgtctccctccctcggcTAGTGAGAAACCTTCACCTGACGCTTTAGTCTCTGAGCTCAGCTGTTCAGCCAGGAGTTTCACCCATCTGGTGCTATCTCCCATGTGCTCTGGCCTCCAGCCTCATAGACGCCCCTGTGGGTCAGAGTTTGCATTGCAGCTGAGACCCTCCAGGAACTACACAGGGTAGGGGAGACTATCATAATCATTCTTGGCAGGATTGGGAAAATCTTCAACTGTGTAACAACACAGGAGGTAACCACAAAAGAGCAGTCATACATTGCAGTTGTCGGGTCATGGTTTTCTCTAACATAACTATAAAGCCACAATTACCTGAGGACCGATGAGATTTGCTAAGATTGATTAAGTGTATACCTAGGGCTGGGAAAAGAGAATTATATAATTTCATTCACCTACAAAAAGGactcaaagctgccatctttgcccatataaggagatccaggTGGTACCCGgttctccttatatgggcaaatatGCAGCTTTTGGGTCCAAACTTCCGAGGTCTACCATTATGTGTAGTTTCTAGGGTTAGGGGTCTATTGCTTGCCTAAATGTTTTACATGCTACAATTTATATAATAGCTACACTTATTTTGCTAAACTTTACGCTGTACTGAACATATTTAGCACATATtttgcacactctcacactgaaTATGCAATAGGTACACTGTGCAAAATTACTTTATGCCACATAAAATTTAACCAAAAGTGTGACAGCAAGTGGCATGTCAGAGTTTGCATAAGTGCTTatgtaagttttttttttttgctcgtTTTAAataggttttgtttttttctcatcagTTCAGTGTTTCAGAAAACTGAAGATtactgtatttttgtgtttATATTCAGTCAATTGTGACCTTCTTGCTTTTTGCTTCTGCAGATTGCTTTATAAGGTTTAATGTAACACCAAAACTTCAAAAGATATGAAAAAGATAGTGTTTTTATCACATTAGAGCACATTAATCATCGTACCTTGTGTTTTTATGCCATTGTTCTCTGTTTGCCATTTGACACAACAATTAGACATTGTGGTATATGTAACAGCCTTtagtgagagtgagaatgagtGCGCATCAAGTGAAATAAGGATATATTTGCAAATGATTGCAATCAAGGAATGATTGCATTTTTTGCAACAATATAAaacaaggagggggggggggggggggggctttatgCCTTTCAGGTGGGTCAATAAGTTAAAAGCAGAAGAGAAATTAATTAAAACTATACAACAAACAGCAAAGTCAACATATTTCTAAAAGTGATATTCATGAACCCAAGAGTTTACTGGAAACTTGGGAGTCCCTAAACCCTATTCCTATTTCCTATTCCAGGAACTCCAGGAGTATTGTAGCGTTAGGGTTATTATATACAGGGgaaatttgtgtttgtgcatgtgtgggggGGGACTTTTTTGTCTGAGTTACTTGACTTTCCTGTTAATCTTGTCGAAGAGTAGTCTTGAGAACTTGTCAAAGTTTTTaacccttaacccttaaaggtgtaggtttttgaacgttctaagttccgcaacaattgaaggttctaaaattctatgttgaattcaatgaacccagatattctttagaatgttcatttctcaacattcccgtcacacccctttaagggttaagaacTTCTTTAGCCGTTGAGTGTGAGAACAAGTGGCATGCATGTCAGTGTTTTTCATAAGTGCTTATACAAGTATaagttttctgttttgtttttggttttgctCGTTTTAAATTATTTGCATAATTTAAATGATGTTAAATgtccatgtacagtacacagaaACAAGAATATGAGCAGTATTGTATAGTGGAGGAGACAATCATTTGACGCTTCAACATTTTTTCAGCAAATATTTTTTCATAGCAGCAATTCACAGAATGTTTTGTTCACCAGACATTGGTATGAAGTCAAGAAAAGTTAAATGGAGAGACTTCCTCAGGATAACCACACATAAACAACTGTGATGAAgactgaagatgaagatgaagatgaagatttCACACTCATTGCAATTGTTAATTCAGCTCAGCCTTAACACTCAATAAATTAACCAACGCCAAATTCTGAGATGAAACAGTTTTGTTGAGAGTCCGAAACAGATGTCCATTTCAATCAGTTTCACTACAGCACAGTTGTAATTACAACCCCTAGATCATATCATTTTAGGAACCATAACATGGTTCCTGGAGTCCTGGATTCCATCTCCAGACAAAAGAAAACCAGCAGTCTGCTGATTCAACATACGTTCAAATAggacaggaaagccctgcagcgcatagtgaacacagctggaaggattattggtgcttcactcccctccctgaaggacatttacaccacccacctcacccgcaaggcgaccaaaattgtgagtgatgcaagtcaccccgctcacaatctgttcgatctactgccctctgggaagaggtacagaagcctgcgctcccgcactaccagactcaccaacagcttcatacaccaagctgtaaggatgctgaactctctccctcctctcccccctccaccctcagctacataacatcctggacattggacccacaatggccgcgtgcactactccacttgcacacttgcacacttgtacactttacaacttgttgttgttgtcctgaaaacacaacacttctgctgctcttacataacttgcaccactatgtcactttctttcttacttaggtcaacagaactacccaagccttttattggcctgactttgcactagtattttattgactgtctatgcacaatttcaaccaaattttgctgctcttatttttttcattattatatgtgccctcttatttacttacttttttgtttacttgaatgttatgtttgtctgtggacttaaattggtaaaatatgtcttgtcttcaccgtgggatagtgagaaacgtaatttcgatctctttgtatgtctggaacatgtgaagaaattgacaataaagctgactttgactttgacaaatCCATATTTATATGTACAATAgaataataaaaacacaaaaatgaaaacaaatactCTTTATTAATACTAAATATTCTTTAGGatatctccaccccccccctctctctttccctctccctctctctactgcTCGTCCTCCTCTGGCTCTCTCAGGCCTTGGCTGTGTAACGTCTTCCCTGCCATCTCAATCATGGCCTGCACCTCTGGGTCCACATCCAGAATGCTCCTCTTGTTCTCATCCTGTCAAAGCAGAGGCACAATACAGACATTTGTATATGCACAaaaatttgtttgtgtttttgaatgtttgtatgtgtaggtgtgtgtgcaagtgtaggTGTAGGCACGCacacgcgtgtgcgtgtgcgtgtgtgtgtgtgcaggtgtgtatgcaagtgtaggtgtgtgtgtgtgagtgtgcagtgtttcccacagaattgaattctatttgtggtggtaggtttgcagaattaacttgattGCAACCGTTTTTAACacattagcgcagcgtggttatgatcctaaccagatttaagcacaattaaGTAGAACCTgtaaaaatcattgtgtggtggtcaatgttgatattgtggtgggccgccacaaataagtcaatgtacgGGAaacgctggtgtgtgtgtgtatgtctgtgtgtaggtgtgtatgcaagtgtaggtgtgtgtgtgtgtgtaggttatgCAAGTGtaggtgtaggagtgtgtgtgtgtgtgtgtgtgtgtgtgtgtgtgtgtgtgtgtgtgtgtgtgtgtgtgtgtgtgttccaggctACTGGGGCCAGGTTCTGACCTGTTCCTGCTCAGGGGGCTCGCTGACAGCCCATAGCTCCAGAACGTCCACGCTGAAGTCCTCCTCAGCCGACAGCTGGGGGCTGCCGTACGTGGTGCACTTTGGCCTGGCACGGCTGTGCCCACGACCGAAGTCACTGTCCAGCCACAGCCCAAAGTAGCCATGTTGCCCTCCCATACCCTGAGACACACAAGAACATGAGCATCCGGAATACACAGTGACAAGGCAGAAAGAGCACAGAACACAAGGGTTTATGTAGTGAGTGCACTACTACCACACATCCGCTGCTTGAAATGTACTAAAAATATGTCTTCATGCTGTAAAACAAACTTGTGTGGGTATCTATGCATCTAGGATGTTAGGGCCGTAAGTGATTTAAACTGCCATTTGAATCATTTGAAAGTTATACGAATACTGAGTTACATAGTGAATAGCATAGAAGTCATAATATAGTGCCTGCTATGTGTGTATTGCATGTTTGTGTCCATTtgaatctgtgtgtttgtgtatatttgaGTATGCatgaggacgtgtgtgtgtgtatgtgtgtgtgtgtgtgtgtgtgtgtatgctctcaCCAGGCCATTGGGCATGGTCTGCTGTCCCTGGTTCAGGTACATGTAATGCTGGTTATAGCCAGTGCAGGTGTACACTCGCATACAGGGGGACACGGAGAAGAGAAAGCACCTGGAGTCTCCTGTGTAGGCAAAGCCCCACAAACCACACGatttacacacacccacagtacAGAGCTACGCTGACACAAGTGCACAATTACACAATTACAGGCACAAAAACAGCACGTAAGTTAGGTGAGCTCTAGATTCAACAGAGAACCATTTGTGCGAAGGTATTGATGTTAGGCTGCGTACGTATGCGTCAACATATATTCACAAATCTTGCCAGATTTATGCATTTGCAGTCAGCGGTACAAGACTGAAATAGTTGTAGCAGTGACACCTGAAAGCACAGCAGCAGTTTCTTAAGGGTAGCGGTTAAAATGAAAGCCTTACATTAACGCTAGATGAACAGCAGCCGTATTTCACACGCCAAAGTGGCAGAGGAGCTGCTATCATTTTGACCCCTGCAGTATGACTACAACACTCATAAGCCACCATATGTTAAACGCTCAATGCGGCTCTTCTCTGTAAAGACAAGCACATCATAAGTAAGTGCAATTGATGTTCCTGAATTAGCGTCCACACCACATTTGTGTCCCAGTGCACACAGGAACCTAGATTTGAATGTTGTGACCAACCCTCCAACTCTCTTCcagtcactcttcactgtcctatctaaATAAAAGCAAAAGCCCTCCCAAAAAatctaataaataaatgaattagaAAATGTTTGTAATTGTTGCCGCTCACCCTGAAACTGGGGCCTGATCTCCCAGCTGTGTGAGGCGAAGCCACCGAACACGTGACCCTTGGTGTCACGCAGCAGGAGCACGGTGGGGCCGCGGCCCTTGCAGCCGCTGACCAGCCGTGTGAAGCTCTCGCCGTGCAGGTGCGTGGAAAAGAGCAGCCTCCAGGGGGCGCTGGTGCCCGCTGGCAGCAGGGGCGCCAGGAAGAGCAGCAGGGGCACGTCCAGAAGACTTGTCCGCAGCTGCCCCCAGGGGGGCTCCCGGCACAGAGGCAGCAGGGTGGGGGGCGG
This DNA window, taken from Alosa sapidissima isolate fAloSap1 chromosome 11, fAloSap1.pri, whole genome shotgun sequence, encodes the following:
- the meak7 gene encoding MTOR-associated protein MEAK7, translated to MGNTESVVVQKRLTRFRPDERPVVEGVFEQLQAGTAGAAGKPGKALTVDMLKASMGSIASDSTIMRVYAGMTSIDEGAPPAPGGGVSREQLVIFLADTLRGTAEERAPLVMAMAQQGGKGAMATVDQIKQFLEDLISAAVQILDHRGRLRGWKPEHMGDGTRGVKLLAEQLSSEIKASDQQTCDTACLEDWLFRVSSVAVYLELLVSEGLSVTLPSRPPPTLLPLCREPPWGQLRTSLLDVPLLLFLAPLLPAGTSAPWRLLFSTHLHGESFTRLVSGCKGRGPTVLLLRDTKGHVFGGFASHSWEIRPQFQGDSRCFLFSVSPCMRVYTCTGYNQHYMYLNQGQQTMPNGLGMGGQHGYFGLWLDSDFGRGHSRARPKCTTYGSPQLSAEEDFSVDVLELWAVSEPPEQEQDENKRSILDVDPEVQAMIEMAGKTLHSQGLREPEEDEQ